CAGCTTAAACATTATAGCTAAAACAGACGCAGACTCTGTTTTATATAATTCTTATGAAATGGGCAGAGCTTCGCAGACATTTGTGCCAAAGCCAATGTATGACGGAGATCTTTTTTATGCGATCATGAAGCTTTCTAAAGGAGATAGCGCTACAATTAAAATTGATATTGATTCTGCAGAGAAAAAAGGCCAGCCAAGACCACAAGGTATTAAAGGAAAATACATTATCTATACTTTAAAGGTAGAAGACATTATTAAGAAAGATACTTCGAACGAGCAGGCTTTCGAGCAAAAAATTCAGGAGTTCTTTAAAACAGAAGGCGAAAAATTACAAAAGTCAGAAGATCCAAAAATTGAAAAATATATCTCTTCTAATAAGTTAGAAGCGAAAAAACTTCCTTCCGGATTACAAATCGTGACAGAAAAAGAAGGAACTGGAATTCAACCTAAAGTTGGCGATACCGTTAAAGTTCACTATACAGGTAAATTAACTTCAGGAAAAGTATTTGATACAAGCGTAGCAGAAACAGCTAAGAAAAGTGGTATTTACAATCCAGGAAGAGAACCTTATAGCACACTAGATTTAGCTATCGGGCAAGGAAATGTAATTCCAGGATTTGATGAAGGTGTACTTACGATGAAAAAAGGTGGCAAATCTATTTTTATTATCCCTTCTAAATTAGCTTATGGCGAGCATGGAATGCAGGGAGGAATGATAGGCCCATATACACCACTTGTATTTGAAATAGAATTGGTAGATGTAATCCCGGGCAAAGGAGCTGCTGCTCCGGCACCAGCTGCAGCCGCGCCTGCAGATCCACATGCGGGACACAATCACTAAAAAATAAAACAAAAAAACCTTTCTTTTCGAAAGGTTTTTTTGTTTTATCCAGTTGGTTAGTTTTTAGAAGAGGTGAATGCAATTAGTTCTTACTTTTAACCTCTTTTTGAGGTTTCTTCTTCCTTAAAAATATCAAAGTATCTTGCGGAATGGATACCTTTGGTGCATATATCAAGTTCTGAAATAAAATGATATTAACGGACACCCACACTCATATATATTACGAAGAAGACTTGGAAAGCAGAGATTCTGTGATCCAGAGATGTATAAATAATCATATTACCAGATTGTTTTTGCCGAATGTCAATACAGATTCGATTCCATTAATAGATAATATTTGTGCAGCGTATCCGGGTATGTGTTTCCCTATGTTAGGATTACACCCCTGCGATGTAAAAGAAAGCTATAAAGGGGAGCTTGCTAAAATCTATTCAGCTATTGCTGATAGGAAAATTTACGCGATTGGAGAAATAGGTATTGATCTTTATTGGGACAAATCAACTTTAGATATTCAGCGTATTGCTTTCAAAGAGCAGATTAATTGGGCGAAATCTTTGGAGTTACCTATTGTAATACATTGCAGAGAAGCCTTTGATGAAGTTTTTGAAGTGCTAGAAGAAGAAAAGGATGAAAAACTTCGAGGCATTTTTCACTGTTTTACCGGAAACGGGGAGCAAGCACAAAGAGCAATAGATTTGAATTTTTATTTGGGAATAGGAGGTGTGGTAACTTATAAAAAAGCAGGTCTCGACCAAGTACTCAAATCAGTAGCTCTGGAACATTTAGTACTGGAAACGGATGCACCATATTTAGCCCCTGTACCGTATAGAGGTAAGAAAAATGAAAGTTCGTACCTGATATATGTTGCAGACAAGGTAGCCGAAATATACGAAACGACAATAGAACACATTGCAGAAGTAACCACCGCAAATTCC
This genomic interval from Pseudopedobacter saltans DSM 12145 contains the following:
- a CDS encoding FKBP-type peptidyl-prolyl cis-trans isomerase — translated: MKKGLLIMSMAALGFAACQGGFEKGPAGLEYKIHTHAAGDSIKEGDFISLNIIAKTDADSVLYNSYEMGRASQTFVPKPMYDGDLFYAIMKLSKGDSATIKIDIDSAEKKGQPRPQGIKGKYIIYTLKVEDIIKKDTSNEQAFEQKIQEFFKTEGEKLQKSEDPKIEKYISSNKLEAKKLPSGLQIVTEKEGTGIQPKVGDTVKVHYTGKLTSGKVFDTSVAETAKKSGIYNPGREPYSTLDLAIGQGNVIPGFDEGVLTMKKGGKSIFIIPSKLAYGEHGMQGGMIGPYTPLVFEIELVDVIPGKGAAAPAPAAAAPADPHAGHNH
- a CDS encoding TatD family hydrolase, producing MILTDTHTHIYYEEDLESRDSVIQRCINNHITRLFLPNVNTDSIPLIDNICAAYPGMCFPMLGLHPCDVKESYKGELAKIYSAIADRKIYAIGEIGIDLYWDKSTLDIQRIAFKEQINWAKSLELPIVIHCREAFDEVFEVLEEEKDEKLRGIFHCFTGNGEQAQRAIDLNFYLGIGGVVTYKKAGLDQVLKSVALEHLVLETDAPYLAPVPYRGKKNESSYLIYVADKVAEIYETTIEHIAEVTTANSVKIFGV